The Halorientalis sp. IM1011 genome window below encodes:
- a CDS encoding hydrolase produces MLGEWTGTSVEPGTGKPEPDVWTPVEIPGRPDVFADAEAAAYRSVFDDPRSGDEDRAVVELRGLYAHARIWLNGDLVGEHDAYFRPFRHSFEPEAQNELIVECRPPEDRFGGVHDTDLFPEGDSVPGIWWDASVETHPGTYIYDLDVHPRLVDGNAEIDVRAVVETDTDIDDRVTFSLRPEGEFQSRGMMDRAAVEAEAGERAVVEHTIDVRDPSLWWPDGLGPQHRYAVRAKINDATRSVVTGLCSMDRDADGLVVNGERVPGRGVTLLSATPDDIDRAVEANATFVRMHAHAPDPAVYEACNEAGLLVWQDLPLTGPGEFDAERGRELAAALDRTYGRHPSLFAYSVHDDPLDLVSSPLGSGTLDRLRLRWRAWRAGYDRGPAKSVAAGFPEDRLVFPVVGALGSGADAPTIYPGWDYGDADDAAWLLDTFEVGDVIGEFGAGAFGAVVPEEDVPGFDRAKHDAHVDGGTDASQAYQARVLKRVAEELRRRDASLFAAHTLRDPAAAGMGVLERDGEPKSGFEALREAYEPVQATLVDPAPGATTPLTLLNDGPEQASGTVEWSAGDDGGEIDVSVDARDTATPGTVSIPTDAEGVSITLLLPDRVVENTYQFEG; encoded by the coding sequence ATGCTGGGCGAGTGGACTGGGACGTCGGTCGAGCCGGGCACGGGCAAACCCGAACCGGACGTGTGGACACCGGTGGAGATACCGGGTCGGCCGGACGTGTTCGCCGACGCCGAGGCCGCCGCGTACCGCTCCGTGTTCGACGACCCGCGGTCGGGCGACGAGGACCGCGCCGTCGTCGAACTTCGGGGACTGTACGCCCACGCGCGAATCTGGCTCAACGGCGACCTCGTCGGCGAACACGACGCGTACTTCCGTCCATTCCGCCACTCCTTCGAACCCGAAGCCCAGAACGAACTGATCGTCGAGTGCCGGCCGCCCGAGGACCGGTTCGGCGGCGTCCACGACACCGATCTCTTCCCGGAGGGCGACAGCGTCCCGGGAATCTGGTGGGACGCGTCCGTCGAGACCCACCCCGGCACGTACATCTACGATCTGGACGTCCACCCGCGGCTGGTCGACGGGAACGCCGAGATCGACGTTCGGGCCGTCGTCGAGACGGACACCGACATCGACGACCGCGTCACCTTCTCCCTCCGTCCGGAGGGCGAGTTCCAGAGCCGGGGCATGATGGACAGGGCGGCCGTCGAGGCCGAGGCCGGCGAGCGGGCCGTGGTCGAACACACCATCGACGTCCGTGACCCGTCGCTGTGGTGGCCCGACGGACTCGGCCCGCAGCACCGCTACGCCGTCCGGGCGAAAATCAATGACGCGACCCGGTCGGTCGTGACCGGACTCTGCTCGATGGACCGTGACGCCGACGGACTGGTCGTCAACGGCGAACGCGTGCCGGGACGTGGGGTCACCCTCCTCTCGGCGACACCAGACGACATCGACCGGGCGGTCGAAGCCAACGCGACGTTCGTCCGCATGCACGCCCACGCGCCCGATCCGGCGGTCTACGAGGCCTGCAACGAGGCCGGGCTGCTGGTCTGGCAGGACCTCCCGCTGACCGGGCCCGGCGAGTTCGACGCCGAGCGCGGCCGCGAACTGGCGGCTGCACTCGACCGGACCTACGGACGGCACCCGTCGCTGTTCGCCTACAGCGTCCACGACGACCCGCTCGACCTCGTTTCGAGTCCGCTGGGATCGGGGACGCTCGACCGCTTGCGACTGCGCTGGCGCGCCTGGCGGGCCGGCTACGACCGCGGGCCGGCAAAGTCGGTCGCCGCTGGGTTCCCCGAGGATCGACTGGTGTTCCCCGTGGTGGGTGCGCTGGGCAGTGGAGCCGACGCGCCGACGATCTATCCGGGCTGGGACTACGGCGACGCCGACGACGCAGCGTGGCTGCTGGACACGTTCGAGGTCGGCGACGTGATCGGCGAGTTCGGGGCCGGCGCGTTCGGGGCGGTCGTGCCCGAGGAGGACGTTCCGGGGTTCGACCGGGCGAAACACGACGCCCACGTCGACGGCGGGACCGATGCGTCACAGGCGTATCAGGCCCGCGTCCTCAAGCGGGTCGCGGAAGAACTCCGGCGACGCGACGCGTCGCTGTTCGCCGCGCATACGCTCCGGGATCCGGCCGCGGCCGGGATGGGCGTCCTCGAACGCGACGGCGAGCCCAAATCCGGGTTCGAGGCCCTGCGCGAGGCTTACGAACCCGTTCAGGCGACGCTGGTCGATCCGGCTCCCGGCGCGACGACGCCGCTGACGCTCCTCAACGACGGGCCGGAGCAGGCGTCGGGGACCGTCGAGTGGTCGGCCGGCGACGACGGCGGCGAGATCGATGTCAGCGTCGATGCACGAGACACGGCGACGCCCGGAACCGTCTCGATTCCGACCGACGCCGAGGGGGTCAGTATCACACTGTTGCTTCCGGACCGGGTCGTCGAAAACACCTATCAGTTCGAGGGGTGA
- a CDS encoding DUF371 domain-containing protein: MEEVIRARGHENVSAEHASTFEVTSDDYLTPAGDCILGIEANRVPADFDPDFVAACQSADATITVTLEASGHTETVTGRGHPDLSFENERSAVGRTSDYVDDRTILVDADAAAGDLGRDLVAALADGAELTVTISVE, from the coding sequence ATGGAAGAAGTCATTCGCGCACGCGGCCACGAGAACGTCTCGGCCGAGCACGCGAGTACCTTCGAGGTCACGAGCGACGACTACCTCACCCCCGCCGGGGACTGCATCCTCGGCATCGAGGCCAATCGCGTCCCCGCGGACTTCGACCCCGACTTCGTCGCCGCCTGCCAGTCGGCCGACGCGACGATCACCGTCACGCTGGAAGCCAGTGGCCACACCGAGACCGTCACCGGGCGCGGCCACCCCGACCTGTCCTTCGAGAACGAGCGTAGCGCTGTCGGCCGCACGAGCGACTACGTGGACGATCGCACCATCCTCGTCGACGCCGACGCAGCCGCGGGGGATCTGGGCCGGGATCTCGTGGCGGCACTCGCCGACGGTGCCGAACTGACGGTGACGATCTCCGTCGAGTGA
- the nth gene encoding endonuclease III — MSDDPEPAENISGGTAGGGYADTFDADTPATRAEAVVDSLGDLYWQKSYGGRNAFECLVRTILSQNTSDVASQPAHDALMDRYAEARSASNGASGERSEPRSGGAGDLAEALAAADQVELAETISSAGLYNQKSERIIDIADRIVTEYGGEDEFDAFVREDDPGAVRDALLEMTGVGPKTADCVLLFAGGRDGVFPVDTHVHRITRRLGLAPPDADHEGVREHLERDVPGEKCGFGHTAMIQFGREYCSARTPACLDDPDACPMADLCDQVGVDPETGEVTDPADVGIADD, encoded by the coding sequence ATGTCCGACGACCCCGAACCGGCCGAGAACATCAGCGGCGGGACCGCCGGTGGCGGCTACGCCGACACCTTCGACGCCGACACGCCGGCGACCCGCGCCGAGGCCGTCGTCGACAGTCTCGGCGACCTGTACTGGCAGAAGTCCTACGGCGGTCGGAACGCCTTCGAGTGTCTCGTCCGCACCATCCTCAGCCAGAACACCAGCGACGTGGCCAGCCAACCGGCCCACGACGCCCTGATGGACCGATACGCGGAGGCACGAAGCGCCTCGAACGGCGCGAGCGGTGAGCGAAGCGAACCACGATCGGGGGGCGCAGGTGACCTCGCCGAAGCTCTCGCAGCGGCCGATCAGGTCGAACTCGCCGAGACGATCAGTTCCGCCGGCCTCTACAACCAGAAGTCCGAGCGGATTATCGACATCGCCGACCGCATCGTCACGGAGTACGGCGGCGAAGACGAATTCGACGCGTTCGTCCGCGAGGACGACCCCGGGGCGGTCCGGGACGCCCTGCTGGAGATGACCGGCGTCGGTCCCAAGACCGCCGACTGCGTGTTGCTGTTCGCCGGTGGTCGCGACGGCGTCTTCCCCGTCGACACGCACGTCCACCGCATCACGCGCCGGCTCGGGCTGGCACCACCCGACGCCGACCACGAGGGGGTCCGCGAGCACCTCGAACGCGACGTACCGGGTGAGAAGTGCGGGTTCGGCCACACTGCGATGATCCAGTTCGGGCGCGAGTACTGTTCGGCCCGCACCCCCGCCTGTCTGGACGACCCCGATGCCTGTCCGATGGCCGATCTCTGCGATCAGGTCGGGGTCGACCCGGAGACGGGCGAGGTCACCGATCCCGCCGATGTCGGGATCGCCGACGACTGA
- a CDS encoding cupin domain-containing protein, which yields MKRPEPSEWKARDSYRKQILATEDEIGSEGNLLQVVEVPPGEHVEPHFHRETREVFYVQQAGGRFVIDGTEVTPAAGEVVVCEPGDVHEVYNESDEPFRILVFKADLAEDDTVWED from the coding sequence GTGAAACGACCGGAACCCTCCGAATGGAAAGCACGGGACAGCTACCGGAAGCAGATTTTGGCGACGGAAGACGAGATCGGCTCCGAGGGGAACCTGCTACAGGTGGTCGAGGTACCGCCCGGCGAACACGTCGAACCGCACTTCCACCGGGAGACACGGGAAGTGTTCTACGTCCAGCAGGCCGGCGGGCGGTTCGTGATCGACGGGACCGAGGTGACACCGGCGGCTGGCGAGGTCGTGGTCTGCGAACCGGGTGACGTTCACGAGGTGTACAACGAGTCCGACGAACCGTTTCGTATCCTCGTGTTCAAGGCCGATCTGGCCGAGGACGATACGGTTTGGGAGGACTAG
- a CDS encoding beta-CASP ribonuclease aCPSF1 produces the protein MSTVENQLDELKAEIVSEVPEDISISDVQYEGPELVVYTRDPKKFAQNGDLIRQLASQLRKRITVRPDPDVLSVPDKAREQIMEVTPEEAGITDLDFHADTGEVVIEAEKPGMVIGRHGSTLREITQKVGWTPEVVRTPPIESSTVSNVRNFLKQERDERRDILERIGRQIHREEMSDDEWVRITTLGCCREVGRASFIVSTPETRVLVDCGDKPGAEDEVPYLQVPEALGSGANSIDAVVLTHAHLDHSAFIPLLFKYGYDGPIYCTEPTRDLMGLLTLDYLDVAAKEGRAPPYDSEMVREAIKHCIPLEYGDVTDISPDIKLTLHNAGHILGSSIAHFHIGDGLYNVAFSGDIHYEDTRLFNGAVNEFPRVETLVLESTYGGRNDYQTDQEDSERRLKEVINETYDQGGKILIPAFAVGRSQEMMLVIEQAMRSGDIPEMPVHLDGMIWEATAIHTTYPEYLRDDLRDRIFHDDENPFLADQFNHIDGGEEERQEVADGGPAIILSTSGMVTGGPIMSWLEHLGPDQDTTLTFVGYQAQGTLGRSIQRGQDQVPIGSSRGRGRSDSLTLNCNVETVDGFSGHADRQGLENFVKTMNPRPEKVLCVHGDESSTQDLSSALYHEYNMRTFAPKNLETFRFL, from the coding sequence ATGAGTACGGTAGAAAATCAGTTAGACGAGTTGAAAGCAGAGATCGTCAGCGAAGTTCCCGAGGACATCTCCATCTCGGACGTCCAGTACGAGGGACCGGAACTGGTCGTGTACACGCGCGACCCCAAGAAGTTCGCCCAGAACGGCGATCTCATCCGCCAGCTGGCGAGCCAGTTGCGCAAACGCATCACCGTTCGGCCGGACCCCGACGTGCTGTCCGTGCCGGACAAGGCCCGCGAACAGATCATGGAGGTCACGCCCGAGGAGGCTGGCATCACGGATCTGGACTTCCACGCCGACACCGGCGAGGTCGTCATCGAGGCCGAAAAGCCCGGGATGGTGATCGGGCGACACGGCTCGACGCTGCGTGAGATCACCCAGAAGGTCGGCTGGACCCCCGAGGTCGTCCGGACGCCGCCCATCGAGTCCTCGACGGTCTCGAACGTCCGTAACTTCCTCAAACAGGAACGCGACGAGCGCCGGGACATCCTCGAACGGATCGGCCGGCAGATCCACCGCGAGGAGATGTCCGACGACGAGTGGGTGCGCATCACTACCCTCGGATGTTGCCGCGAGGTCGGGCGTGCTTCTTTCATCGTCTCGACGCCCGAGACCCGCGTTCTGGTCGACTGCGGTGACAAGCCCGGGGCCGAGGACGAAGTGCCCTACCTGCAGGTGCCGGAGGCCCTCGGGTCGGGCGCGAACTCGATCGACGCCGTCGTCCTGACCCACGCCCACCTCGACCACTCCGCGTTCATCCCGCTTCTCTTCAAGTACGGCTACGACGGGCCGATCTACTGCACGGAGCCCACGCGGGACCTGATGGGCCTGCTCACGCTGGACTATCTCGACGTGGCGGCCAAGGAGGGCCGTGCCCCGCCGTACGACTCGGAGATGGTCCGGGAGGCGATCAAACACTGCATCCCGCTGGAGTACGGTGACGTGACCGACATCTCGCCGGACATCAAGCTCACCCTCCACAACGCGGGCCACATTCTCGGCTCCTCGATCGCCCACTTCCACATCGGCGACGGCCTCTACAACGTCGCCTTCTCCGGTGACATCCACTACGAGGACACCCGCCTGTTCAACGGCGCGGTCAACGAGTTCCCCCGCGTGGAGACGCTCGTCCTCGAATCCACCTACGGCGGTCGCAACGACTACCAGACCGATCAGGAGGATTCGGAACGCAGGCTCAAGGAAGTCATCAACGAAACCTACGACCAGGGTGGGAAGATTCTGATCCCCGCGTTCGCTGTGGGCCGCTCCCAGGAGATGATGCTCGTCATCGAACAGGCGATGCGCAGCGGCGACATTCCGGAGATGCCCGTGCATCTGGACGGGATGATCTGGGAGGCCACGGCGATCCACACGACCTATCCGGAGTACCTGCGCGACGACCTGCGCGACCGGATCTTCCACGACGACGAGAACCCCTTCCTGGCCGACCAGTTCAACCACATCGACGGCGGCGAGGAGGAGCGCCAGGAGGTCGCCGACGGCGGCCCCGCGATCATCCTCTCGACGTCGGGGATGGTCACGGGTGGCCCGATCATGTCGTGGCTCGAACACCTCGGACCGGACCAGGATACGACGCTGACCTTCGTCGGCTACCAGGCACAGGGGACCCTTGGCCGGAGCATCCAGCGAGGCCAGGACCAGGTTCCGATCGGCAGCAGTCGCGGCCGCGGTCGCTCGGACTCGCTGACCCTGAACTGTAACGTCGAGACCGTCGACGGGTTCTCCGGCCACGCCGACCGACAGGGCCTGGAGAACTTCGTGAAGACGATGAACCCCCGCCCGGAGAAAGTGCTCTGTGTCCACGGCGACGAGTCCTCGACGCAGGACCTCTCGTCGGCGCTGTACCACGAGTACAACATGCGGACGTTCGCGCCCAAGAATCTGGAGACCTTCCGGTTCCTCTAG
- a CDS encoding DICT sensory domain-containing protein codes for MTESLRAFVDDLSAGRRTVTVYAADPPSDLADRLSEWHVDVRFDRLPDGSADGFVTVRQGDRFLGSVPLEAVATLFEPTAGVLDAETPQTGSLEPLLELLDDTLFQSFERRQLLAATREIEDRAWRHGRGELHAGFQRPEALAAQRSVYERLAKSDLDVHVYFDGRWDAAPIPGVTEHTESDGELGRFWFVGFCPDTQSQACALIAREREPDTYGGFWTYDPDRVERLVTHLRAAHVEG; via the coding sequence ATGACCGAGTCGCTCCGGGCGTTCGTCGACGACCTGTCGGCCGGACGGCGGACCGTGACCGTCTACGCCGCCGACCCACCGTCAGACCTCGCCGACCGCCTCTCGGAGTGGCACGTCGACGTGCGGTTCGATCGACTCCCGGACGGGTCCGCCGACGGGTTCGTTACGGTCCGGCAGGGTGACCGATTTCTCGGCTCCGTTCCCCTCGAAGCGGTCGCGACACTGTTCGAGCCGACAGCCGGCGTTCTCGACGCCGAGACCCCCCAGACCGGCTCGCTCGAACCGCTGCTGGAACTGCTCGACGACACGCTCTTTCAGTCATTCGAGCGCCGGCAACTGCTGGCGGCGACCCGGGAGATCGAAGATCGGGCCTGGCGACACGGTCGGGGAGAACTCCACGCCGGCTTCCAGCGACCCGAGGCGCTGGCCGCTCAGCGATCCGTTTACGAACGTCTCGCGAAGAGCGATCTCGACGTGCACGTCTACTTCGACGGCCGGTGGGACGCAGCGCCGATTCCCGGCGTCACGGAACACACCGAGTCCGACGGTGAACTCGGGCGGTTCTGGTTCGTGGGATTCTGTCCCGATACACAGTCCCAGGCCTGTGCGCTGATCGCCCGGGAACGCGAACCCGACACGTACGGCGGCTTCTGGACGTACGACCCCGACCGTGTCGAGCGACTGGTGACGCATCTCCGGGCCGCGCACGTCGAGGGTTAG
- a CDS encoding transcriptional regulator encodes MGANTMPATPPAVDGRLEALANYYRRFLLYYLREHGSATRTELTDVLAGWLASVQGVDADRLAHEQTQIALRHIHLPKLLDCGLVEHDADTGVVSLGAYPSWVDECLDLTFRVEAQARGERPESLRDLIDG; translated from the coding sequence ATGGGAGCGAATACCATGCCTGCCACACCCCCTGCGGTCGACGGTCGACTGGAGGCGCTCGCGAACTACTATCGGCGGTTTCTGCTCTACTACCTCCGGGAACACGGGTCCGCGACCCGGACCGAACTGACCGACGTGTTGGCCGGCTGGCTGGCCTCGGTCCAGGGTGTCGATGCCGACCGACTGGCTCACGAACAGACGCAGATCGCGCTGCGACACATCCACCTCCCGAAACTCCTCGACTGTGGCCTCGTCGAACACGACGCAGACACTGGAGTCGTCTCGCTCGGGGCGTATCCCAGTTGGGTGGACGAGTGTCTCGACCTGACCTTCCGGGTCGAGGCCCAGGCCCGCGGAGAACGGCCCGAGTCGCTCCGCGACCTGATCGACGGATGA
- the proS gene encoding proline--tRNA ligase gives MSDSQELGITESKEHATGEWYAEVIQKAKLADYAPMGGFIVTRPRGYALWERLQNHLDSWFKDTGVTNAYFPMFIPESYLEKEKDIVEGFDPEVAWVTHGGYDELEERLAVRPTSESIITPFLAQWTRSHRDLPHRINQWCSVVRWEATETKPFFRTKEFLWQEGHTAHAEEDEAWDEAMTRLDQYERLYEDVLGIPVLRGRKPDHDKFPGADTTTTVEALMPDGKSVQGATSHYLGQSFAEAYDVTYVDENEDEQTAHTTSWGLSWRSLGALVMTHSDDQGLVLPPALAPEQVVIVPIWQEDTKEDVQEYAEDLALDLDDRFRVHLDDRDQRNPGFKFNEWELKGVPLRIEVGPNEVDDEEVTLVHRPDGETETVDRDGLADAVDDHLDTVFAKLKADAEENLEANVREAHSREDILGTIGQHGGYVKAPWCGDEDCEDPIKEAIAAEIVMVPMDPEEDPIGDDCAICGEDATETAYFAKSY, from the coding sequence ATGAGCGATTCGCAGGAGCTCGGTATCACCGAGAGCAAGGAACACGCCACCGGCGAGTGGTACGCCGAAGTGATCCAGAAGGCCAAGCTCGCCGACTACGCGCCGATGGGCGGGTTCATCGTGACGCGCCCGCGCGGGTACGCACTGTGGGAACGCCTCCAGAACCACCTCGATTCGTGGTTCAAAGACACGGGCGTCACCAACGCCTACTTCCCGATGTTCATCCCCGAGTCCTACCTGGAGAAGGAGAAAGACATCGTAGAAGGGTTCGACCCCGAGGTGGCGTGGGTGACCCACGGCGGCTACGACGAACTCGAAGAGCGACTGGCCGTGCGACCTACGAGCGAGTCCATCATCACCCCCTTCCTCGCGCAGTGGACCCGGAGCCACCGCGACCTCCCCCACCGGATCAACCAGTGGTGTTCCGTGGTTCGCTGGGAGGCCACCGAGACCAAGCCCTTCTTCCGCACCAAGGAGTTCCTCTGGCAGGAGGGTCATACCGCCCACGCCGAGGAAGACGAGGCGTGGGACGAGGCGATGACCCGCCTCGACCAGTACGAGAGACTCTACGAGGACGTGCTCGGCATTCCGGTCCTCCGCGGTCGCAAGCCCGACCACGACAAGTTCCCCGGGGCCGACACCACGACGACCGTCGAGGCGCTGATGCCCGACGGGAAGTCCGTCCAGGGCGCGACCTCCCACTATCTCGGCCAGTCGTTCGCCGAGGCCTACGACGTGACCTACGTCGACGAGAACGAGGACGAACAGACCGCCCACACCACCTCGTGGGGACTGTCCTGGCGCTCGCTCGGCGCGCTGGTGATGACCCACTCCGACGATCAGGGACTCGTCCTCCCGCCCGCCTTGGCGCCCGAGCAGGTCGTGATCGTCCCGATCTGGCAGGAAGACACCAAAGAGGACGTACAGGAGTACGCCGAGGACCTGGCGCTGGACCTCGACGACCGGTTCCGCGTCCACCTCGACGATCGCGACCAGCGCAACCCCGGGTTCAAGTTCAACGAGTGGGAGCTCAAGGGCGTCCCGCTGCGGATCGAGGTCGGGCCCAACGAGGTCGACGACGAGGAAGTCACCCTCGTCCACCGACCCGACGGCGAGACCGAGACCGTCGACCGCGACGGGCTGGCCGACGCCGTCGACGACCACCTCGACACCGTCTTCGCGAAACTGAAGGCCGACGCCGAGGAGAACCTCGAAGCGAACGTCCGCGAGGCCCACAGCCGCGAGGACATTCTGGGGACCATCGGCCAGCACGGCGGCTACGTCAAGGCACCGTGGTGTGGCGACGAGGACTGTGAGGACCCGATCAAGGAGGCCATCGCCGCCGAGATCGTGATGGTCCCGATGGACCCCGAAGAAGACCCCATCGGCGACGACTGCGCGATCTGTGGCGAGGACGCGACCGAAACCGCCTACTTCGCGAAGAGTTACTGA